The following coding sequences lie in one Clupea harengus chromosome 23, Ch_v2.0.2, whole genome shotgun sequence genomic window:
- the LOC105903369 gene encoding carbohydrate sulfotransferase 3 has product MWKPIQVCPRMRFKYTIFFVVVVALVIIEKENNIISRVSDKLTPRQTPQTPLQATIIASVAVPKQNDSRSSLSKPDPGFRHMKRRLENFTEQAEPERLSSWGKKHILLLATTRTGSSFVGEFFNQQGDNMFYLFEPLWHVERSLTLETGGTNATAAGPAYRDVLQGLFLCDFTPLEDFIEPAPVDHVTPSLFRRESSSSLCEEPVCSPVVKGVFERYRCRTRRCGPLNLTLASESCRQKEHRAIKSVRVRQLETLRPLAEDPRLDVKFIQLVRDPRAVLASRMVAFSAKYKNWKRWAVDGEVPVDDDEVRKLKGNCDNIRLSAEVGLKQPEWLRDRYMLVRYEDIARFPMRKATEMYQFAGIPFTSKVKEWILKNTQASKEVSGVYSTQKNSSEQVEKWRFSIPFKLAQVVQKVCGPTMKLFGYKFAESKEMLTDKSISLIAEKNFS; this is encoded by the exons ATGTGGAAACCCATCCAAGTGTGTCCAAGAATGAGGTTCAAATACACAATATTCTTCGTTGTTGTTGTGGCACTAGTCATCATCGAGAAGGAGAACAACATCATATCCCG GGTATCGGACAAGCTCACGCCCCGGCAGACCCCTCAGACTCCACTGCAGGCCACCATCATAGCCTCAGTGGCCGTGCCGAAGCAGAATGACTCCAGGAGCTCGCTCAGCAAGCCGGACCCAGGCTTCCGGCACATGAAGAGGCGCCTAGAGAACTTCACAGAGCAGGCCGAACCTGAGCGCCTCTCCTCATGGGGCAAGAAGCACATCCTGCTGCTGGCCACCACCCGCACAGGCTCCTCGTTCGTAGGCGAGTTCTTCAACCAGCAAGGGGACAACATGTTCTACCTGTTTGAGCCACTGTGGCACGTGGAGCGGTCGCTCACCCTGGAGACGGGGGGCACCAATGCCACGGCGGCCGGACCGGCCTACCGCGATGTTCTCCAGGGGCTCTTCCTGTGCGACTTCACCCCGCTGGAGGATTTCATCGAGCCAGCGCCGGTTGACCACGTCACGCCGTCACTGTTCCGGCGCGAGTCGAGCAGCTCGCTGTGCGAGGAGCCCGTCTGCAGTCCCGTGGTCAAGGGCGTGTTTGAGCGCTACCGGTGCCGCACCCGCCGCTGCGGCCCCCTCAACCTCACGCTGGCGTCCGAGTCCTGCCGCCAGAAGGAGCACCGCGCCATCAAGTCGGTGCGCGTGAGGCAGCTGGAGACTCTGAGGCCCCTAGCCGAGGACCCCAGACTGGATGTGAAGTTCATCCAGCTGGTGAGGGACCCGCGCGCTGTGCTAGCCTCCAGGATGGTGGCATTCTCCGCCAAGTACAAGAACTGGAAGAGGTGGGCTGTTGACGGGGAGGTGCCGGTGGATGACGACGAGGTTCGCAAGCTGAAGGGGAACTGCGACAACATCAGGCTGTCCGCTGAGGTGGGCCTGAAGCAGCCGGAGTGGCTGCGCGACCGCTACATGCTAGTGCGTTACGAGGACATAGCGCGCTTCCCCATGAGGAAGGCCACAGAGATGTATCAGTTTGCCGGCATCCCGTTTACATCCAAAGTCAAAGAGTGGATACTGAAGAACACTCAGGCTTCCAAGGAGGTCAGTGGGGTTTACTCGACCCAGAAAAACTCCTCGGAGCAGGTGGAGAAGTGGAGGTTTAGCATACCGTTCAAATTAGCCCAAGTGGTGCAGAAGGTGTGTGGCCCAACTATGAAGCTCTTTGGGTATAAATTCGCAGAGAGCAAAGAGATGTTAACTGACAAATCAATCAGTTTAATCGCGGAAAAGAATTTTTCATAA